CGAGTGGGCCGAAGGCTACGACAAACGCTTTGGCATCGTGCATGTGGACTTTGACACCCAGGCGCGCACCCTGAAGCAGTCGGGGCGCTGGTACCGGGATTTCCTGGCCCAGGCGCGGGAGACCGTGCCGGTATGAGCGGGCGGCCGACTCCCGCGCCCACCCACCGGAACAGACCCGGCGGGGTCACGCCACCCTCGTCTTGCCACACGGCTCGGCTTGAACCCTTGGGGCCACGGTTCCGCACGCGCGGGCTAAAGTGCGGGCTGGCCCTGGCGCTGCTGAGCGCCAGCCTGGGCTCGGCGGTGGGCGCGGCTCCGGCGGGGTGGCTGGACCCGGCGGCGGCCGAGGCCCAGGCGCGCGCCCTGCTGGCTGGGCTGAGCCTGGACGAGAAGATCGGTCAGGTGACCATGGCGCATGTGTTCCGCTTTACCGAGGGGGGCCGCAGCGGGCCCCTGGCGGCCACTGCGGCCCAGACCTTTGGGGCCCTGAAGCCGGGCAGCGTGCTCAACGGAGGCGGCGACACCCCGCAGCCCAACACGCCGCGCGGCTGGGCCGACTTTCTGCGGGCACTGGACGCGGTGGGCCGGGCGGCCGGGCCCCGGAACATCCCGGCGGTGTTCGGCACCGACGCGGTCCACGGGGTGAACAACGTTCCGGCCGCCACGCTGTTTCCGCACAACATCGGCCTGGGGGCCACCTTCAGCCCAGCCCTGACCGAGGCAACCGCGCGCGCCACCGCCCGCGACCTGCGCGCCCTGAACGCCGCCTGGACCTTTGCCCCGGTGGCCGATGTGGGGCGCGATCCCCGCTGGGGCCGCTTCTACGAGACTTTTGGCGAGGCGCCGTGGCTGGTGGCCGACCATGTGGCGGCGGCGGTGACAGGCCTGCAGGACGAGGGGGTGGCCGCCACGCTGAAGCACTTTGCGGGCTACGGTCTGGGCACGCTGGGCCTGGACCGGGGCAACGCGGAGCTCAGCCCCCGCACCCTGCACGAAACGGTGCTGCCCCCCTTTCAGGCCGGCATTCGCGCCGGGGCCCTGAGCGTGATGGCCAACAGTGGCAGCGTGAACGGGGTGCCGGCGCACGCCTCGGCCGCCCTGCTGACCGGGGTGCTGCGCGGCGAACTGGGCTTTGGCGGGCTGCTGGTAAGCGACTGGAACGACATTGACCGGCTGGTGGGCACCTACCGCACCCACGCGGACCTGCTGCGGGCCACTGCCGCCAGCGTCAACGCCGGGCTGGACGTGTACATGGTGCCCAACACCGTCGAGGCGTATGGGGCCGCCCTGAAAGAGGCCGTCACCTCGGGCCTGGTCACTCAGGCCCGGCTGGACGAGGCCACCCTGCGCGTGCTGACCTTCAAGGCGCGCCTGGGCCTGCTGGACGGCCCCCTGGCAGGCAGCGGCGAACTGGGCGACCACCGCGAACTGGCGCGGCGCGCGGCGGCGGCCAGCCTGACCCTGCTGGAAAACCCACGCGGCACCCTGCCGCTGCAGGGCGGGCGCGTGCTGGTTACCGGGCCCGCCATGGACAGCGCCGCCCTGCAACTGGGCGGCTGGAGCGTGAACTGGCAGGGCGTGGGCCGGGGCAACGTGAACGACGTACCGCGCGTCAGCACGCTGGCGGTGGCCCTGAAAGCGGGCGCCCCGGCGGGCGTTACGGTCAGCGCCCTGCCGGAGAGCAAACGCCCGGCGCTGCTGACAGCAGCAAAGCAGGCCGACACGGTGATCGTGGCCCTGGGCGAGCCGCCCGCCGCCGAGTGGGAGGCGAACAACCCTGGCCTCAGCCTTCCCGCCGAGCAAGTCACGCTGCTGCGCGACCTGATGGGGACCGGGAAGCCCGTGGTGGCGGTGCTGATGGCCGGGCGGCCCATCGTGCTGCCCGCCGACCTGCGCGATGAACTGGCCGCCCTGGTCATGGCCTACCTGCCGGGCAGCGAGGGCGGCGCCGCCCTGGCCGACGCCCTGTATGGCCGCGCGGGCTTTCCGGGCCGCCTGCCCTTCACGTGGCCGGACACCGCCGCGCAGGCGGGCCTCACCGCCGACCGGCCACCGGAAGGGGCCGGAGAAGCGCCGCAGCCGCTTTATCCCCTGGGCCACGGCCTGGATTACACCACCTTCGCGGCGCGGGGCCTGACAGCCACGGCCAGCGCGGCCGGCGTGACCGTCAGCGCCGAGCTGAGCAATACCGGTTCGCGGGCGGGCACAGCCACGTTCCTGGTCCGGGCCGGGTTGCCGCCGGGCGGGGCCCTGCAGGCGGTCGCCCGCCCGGTGGCCGCGCTGCAGGCGGCCCTGAAGGCGGGCGAGACCCGCCGCGTCACGGTCACGGTGCCGGGGGAGCGCCTGCAGAGCTGGGGGGGCGATGTGTTTGGGCCGGGCCGCTGGCAACCCCTGGCCGGCGCGTACCGCTTCTCGGTGGGGGACGCCCGCGCCGAGGTCACCCTGCCCTGAACGGCCCCTCGCCGCCTAGAGCGGTTGACCAAAGAACCCCCTCACCCCTCGCGGCGCGAGGCCCTCTCTGCGGTGCAGCTCTTCGAGTCCCACGAGGGGCGAGGGTCGAGACCCAACATCCTCTTCAGGTCATCTGCTCTAGGTGGGGCATGAGGTTCACCCCAGTCAGCACCGCCGTATGGCTGCTCCGGCTGAGGCGCACCGTGGCGAAGGCTGTGTCCCCGAACGCGAACCAGCCCCGCGCGCTGTGCAGCAGTTCCCGCAGCAGGGTGTTGCCAAAGCCGCCGTGGGTCACCAGCAGCACCCGCTCGCCCCCACCCTGCCAGACCCGTTCCAGCGCCGTGAGCGCGCGGGCCCGAATGGCGCCCTGGCTCTCGCCGCCCTTGGGGGTAAAGGCGTCCAGGTCGTGGCGGAAGGCAGGAATGGGATAGCGGGCCAGGGCCTCGTCTCGCTTCAGGCCGGCCAGGGGACCGTTGTCCCACTATTGCCCACAGAGACGCGCCACCAGATCAAGAGAGGTGAGGGGCCGCCCCCGAACCTGCGGCCACTGTCTCCCGAAGGAGATCGGTGGGGGTCAAGGGAAGGCCCAGGGCATCTGCGACGATCTGGGCTGTTTCGTGGGCCCGATGCAGGGTGGAGGCATACACCCGGTCAAATCCCGGCGGGTGGGCCTGCCAGTAGGCCGCGAGCGCCTGGGCCTGCGCCTGCCCCTGGGCGGTCAGGGGTGAATCGTAGCGGCCTTCATGCACGCCCTCGTCGTCGGCGCGGCTGCGGCCGTGGCGCAGGATGG
This sequence is a window from Deinococcus multiflagellatus. Protein-coding genes within it:
- a CDS encoding glycoside hydrolase family 3 N-terminal domain-containing protein → MGPRFRTRGLKCGLALALLSASLGSAVGAAPAGWLDPAAAEAQARALLAGLSLDEKIGQVTMAHVFRFTEGGRSGPLAATAAQTFGALKPGSVLNGGGDTPQPNTPRGWADFLRALDAVGRAAGPRNIPAVFGTDAVHGVNNVPAATLFPHNIGLGATFSPALTEATARATARDLRALNAAWTFAPVADVGRDPRWGRFYETFGEAPWLVADHVAAAVTGLQDEGVAATLKHFAGYGLGTLGLDRGNAELSPRTLHETVLPPFQAGIRAGALSVMANSGSVNGVPAHASAALLTGVLRGELGFGGLLVSDWNDIDRLVGTYRTHADLLRATAASVNAGLDVYMVPNTVEAYGAALKEAVTSGLVTQARLDEATLRVLTFKARLGLLDGPLAGSGELGDHRELARRAAAASLTLLENPRGTLPLQGGRVLVTGPAMDSAALQLGGWSVNWQGVGRGNVNDVPRVSTLAVALKAGAPAGVTVSALPESKRPALLTAAKQADTVIVALGEPPAAEWEANNPGLSLPAEQVTLLRDLMGTGKPVVAVLMAGRPIVLPADLRDELAALVMAYLPGSEGGAALADALYGRAGFPGRLPFTWPDTAAQAGLTADRPPEGAGEAPQPLYPLGHGLDYTTFAARGLTATASAAGVTVSAELSNTGSRAGTATFLVRAGLPPGGALQAVARPVAALQAALKAGETRRVTVTVPGERLQSWGGDVFGPGRWQPLAGAYRFSVGDARAEVTLP
- a CDS encoding histidine phosphatase family protein — its product is MAGLKRDEALARYPIPAFRHDLDAFTPKGGESQGAIRARALTALERVWQGGGERVLLVTHGGFGNTLLRELLHSARGWFAFGDTAFATVRLSRSSHTAVLTGVNLMPHLEQMT
- a CDS encoding histidine phosphatase family protein, translating into MTHLHLTILRHGRSRADDEGVHEGRYDSPLTAQGQAQAQALAAYWQAHPPGFDRVYASTLHRAHETAQIVADALGLPLTPTDLLRETVAAGSGAAPHLS